The following proteins come from a genomic window of Bacillus sp. (in: firmicutes):
- a CDS encoding PBP1A family penicillin-binding protein: protein MSDNYRTRQEKRALQEKRQEKKQEKNVKKKSTARKIVKRMIAFIILFGFLGVLAVGITAFAFIMDAPKLDVAALESPQSTRIYDRNIDLIAELGNEKRTNITHNQIPQILEDAVLATEDVRFYDHFGIDLQRIGGAILANVTNGFGSQGASTITQQVVKLSYLSSEKTMKRKVQEQWLAIQLDAQFSKQQILTMYLNKINYGNRSYGVAKASETYFGKDLKDLTLPEAALLAGLPQRPAGYDPYKYPDLAEQRRNTVLSLMEKHGKITRQQAEEAKATHVVDYIVKKEEKSNPYDAFVDQVLEELEQIEDLDVLSSGVSVYTTIDVEAQKLVEKALNTNDYIKYPDDRFQAGLVVLDTKNGEILAIGGGRHQSTSYYGTDIKRQPGSTAKPIFDYGPAIENFQWSTYHQIVDEPHSYTKGPAVKNWDGRYKGQMSIREALADSRNIPALKTFQEVGPAKSRAFAVKLGVKVEDTIHESYSIGGFNGMSPLDQAGAYSAFGNNGIYTKPHTIRKVVFPDGREINMKPEPVAAMKDYTAFMITDMLKTVVQSGTGRSANVPGVHIAGKTGSTNFDDKTRAKYGIPKGGMPDVWFTGYSPDYTISVWTGYNEHGKNNYISSSSSGIAKQLFKVVMSGVTKGKTQSDFVTPNSVVRVPVVKGSNPPKMPSVLTPDSQIVYEYFVKGTEPTEVSDQFDKIPSVQNVETTFNRDENKIVLKWQYDENLLERVSFVVNAAMNQSDYIPYWSGKEMSVTISDPYPDTTYRFEIIAIDDQNPESKSDAIQVSIETKLFDSIVPENPMNPEQPTEPRGPGLPGNESNQREDRNRNPTRNPDFDNNGNVEDNHGDEVLNDFNQ, encoded by the coding sequence ATGTCTGATAACTATCGTACGAGACAAGAAAAACGAGCATTGCAAGAAAAAAGGCAAGAGAAAAAACAAGAAAAAAATGTTAAAAAGAAATCAACTGCTCGTAAAATAGTAAAACGAATGATTGCATTTATAATTTTATTCGGGTTTCTCGGTGTGCTTGCTGTTGGAATTACGGCATTTGCCTTTATTATGGATGCTCCAAAACTTGATGTAGCAGCATTAGAAAGCCCGCAATCAACGAGAATTTATGATCGCAACATAGATTTAATAGCAGAACTAGGGAATGAAAAACGAACGAACATAACCCATAATCAAATTCCACAAATCTTAGAGGATGCAGTTCTTGCAACAGAAGACGTTCGTTTTTACGACCATTTTGGGATAGATTTGCAGCGAATTGGCGGGGCCATTCTCGCAAACGTAACAAATGGCTTTGGCTCCCAAGGCGCAAGTACAATTACCCAACAGGTTGTCAAGTTATCCTACTTATCATCTGAAAAAACAATGAAGCGAAAAGTACAAGAGCAATGGTTGGCGATACAACTAGATGCACAATTTTCAAAACAGCAAATCTTAACAATGTATTTAAATAAAATTAATTATGGAAATCGCTCTTATGGCGTTGCCAAGGCCTCTGAAACGTATTTCGGAAAAGACCTAAAAGATCTTACATTACCTGAGGCAGCGTTATTAGCAGGTCTGCCGCAAAGACCAGCAGGATATGACCCTTATAAATACCCAGATTTAGCTGAGCAAAGACGAAATACCGTTCTTTCTTTGATGGAAAAACACGGTAAAATAACCCGTCAACAAGCTGAAGAGGCGAAAGCTACACATGTTGTTGATTATATTGTTAAAAAAGAGGAAAAATCGAATCCCTATGACGCCTTCGTTGACCAAGTTTTGGAGGAATTAGAACAAATAGAAGATCTCGATGTTTTATCAAGCGGTGTTAGTGTTTATACAACAATTGATGTAGAAGCGCAGAAGTTAGTGGAAAAAGCGTTAAATACAAATGATTATATTAAGTATCCAGATGATCGTTTTCAAGCAGGGCTTGTTGTCCTTGATACAAAAAATGGTGAAATACTGGCTATCGGTGGCGGCAGACATCAAAGCACCTCTTACTATGGAACCGATATAAAAAGGCAGCCTGGTTCAACAGCAAAGCCGATTTTTGATTATGGTCCAGCAATCGAAAATTTCCAATGGTCAACATACCATCAAATTGTTGATGAACCACATAGTTATACAAAGGGACCAGCAGTTAAAAACTGGGATGGTCGGTACAAAGGACAAATGTCCATACGGGAGGCCTTAGCGGATTCCAGAAACATTCCTGCTCTAAAAACGTTCCAAGAGGTTGGCCCAGCAAAATCCCGTGCCTTTGCAGTAAAACTAGGTGTTAAAGTAGAAGATACAATTCACGAATCCTATAGTATTGGCGGCTTTAATGGGATGTCACCATTAGACCAAGCGGGAGCTTATAGTGCCTTCGGGAATAATGGAATTTATACAAAGCCACATACAATAAGAAAGGTTGTTTTCCCAGATGGACGAGAAATCAACATGAAGCCTGAACCAGTTGCGGCTATGAAAGACTATACAGCATTTATGATTACCGATATGCTTAAAACTGTTGTTCAATCTGGAACAGGTCGTTCTGCGAATGTTCCTGGTGTTCATATCGCTGGTAAAACAGGCTCTACAAACTTTGATGATAAAACGAGGGCGAAATACGGCATTCCTAAAGGTGGTATGCCAGATGTGTGGTTTACTGGTTATTCCCCTGACTACACAATTTCTGTTTGGACTGGGTATAATGAACATGGTAAAAATAATTATATTTCAAGCAGCTCATCAGGCATTGCTAAACAACTTTTCAAAGTAGTGATGAGTGGAGTAACTAAAGGGAAAACACAAAGCGATTTTGTTACACCAAACAGTGTTGTTAGAGTACCTGTTGTTAAGGGTTCCAATCCACCAAAAATGCCAAGTGTTTTGACACCTGACAGTCAAATCGTATATGAATATTTTGTTAAAGGTACTGAACCAACAGAGGTATCTGACCAGTTTGATAAAATACCATCAGTACAAAATGTTGAAACTACATTTAATCGTGATGAAAATAAAATTGTACTGAAATGGCAGTACGATGAAAATTTACTTGAACGTGTTTCCTTTGTCGTTAACGCAGCGATGAATCAAAGTGATTATATCCCATATTGGTCTGGAAAAGAAATGTCCGTAACGATTAGTGACCCATATCCAGACACAACGTATCGCTTTGAAATTATTGCCATTGATGATCAAAATCCAGAGAGCAAAAGCGATGCCATTCAAGTAAGTATTGAAACAAAGCTGTTTGATTCAATTGTGCCAGAAAACCCTATGAATCCAGAACAACCTACTGAACCTAGGGGACCAGGATTACCGGGGAACGAAAGCAACCAGCGAGAGGATAGGAATAGAAATCCTACTAGAAATCCTGATTTTGATAACAATGGAAATGTTGAGGATAATCATGGAGATGAAGTCCTTAACGATTTTAATCAATGA
- the recU gene encoding Holliday junction resolvase RecU: protein MMIRYPNGQAFVPTQKKTASAVKKMSYSNRGMTLEEDINESNQYYLIRGLAVIHKKPTPVQIVTVDYPKRSAAVIKEAYFKQQSTTDYNGVYRGKYIDFEAKETQNKTSFPLQNFHMHQINHMKAVHAQNGICFVLLRFSHTDEMFYLEARHLFSYWDEHLKGGRKSIPKKYIEDVGFPVPISLNPRIDYLKIIDQLYFLTNSF from the coding sequence ATGATGATTCGCTATCCAAATGGGCAAGCATTTGTACCAACTCAAAAAAAGACGGCATCAGCTGTAAAAAAAATGTCCTATAGTAACCGTGGGATGACGCTTGAGGAGGATATTAATGAAAGTAACCAATATTACTTAATCCGTGGACTTGCTGTCATTCATAAAAAGCCAACGCCTGTGCAAATTGTAACAGTCGATTATCCAAAAAGAAGTGCAGCCGTCATTAAAGAGGCATATTTTAAACAACAATCAACTACAGATTATAATGGTGTTTATCGAGGGAAATATATTGACTTCGAAGCAAAGGAAACGCAAAATAAAACATCATTCCCTTTGCAAAATTTCCATATGCATCAAATTAATCATATGAAGGCTGTACATGCTCAAAACGGAATTTGCTTTGTTTTGCTCAGATTTTCGCATACAGATGAAATGTTTTATTTAGAAGCTAGACATTTATTTTCTTATTGGGACGAACATTTAAAAGGAGGCAGAAAATCAATCCCTAAAAAATATATCGAAGATGTTGGCTTTCCGGTTCCGATTAGTCTAAATCCTAGAATTGATTATCTCAAAATCATTGATCAGCTTTATTTTTTAACAAATTCTTTTTAA
- a CDS encoding chromosome segregation protein: MGVNNHDDKAIRNAKEERFESLLSKLDEIERQLSQKADDIVSFQVLHHRNELEELETRLSYIEMKLDILSQTDESEIEVVKSSKLQKKPLMNKIASIFTL; the protein is encoded by the coding sequence ATGGGTGTTAATAATCATGATGACAAAGCGATTCGCAATGCTAAGGAGGAACGGTTTGAAAGTCTTTTATCAAAATTAGATGAAATTGAAAGACAGCTATCACAAAAAGCGGATGACATTGTTTCGTTTCAAGTGTTACACCACCGCAATGAATTAGAAGAACTTGAGACAAGACTAAGCTACATTGAAATGAAGTTGGACATACTATCACAAACTGATGAAAGTGAAATTGAGGTTGTAAAAAGCAGCAAGCTGCAAAAAAAACCTTTAATGAATAAAATCGCTAGCATTTTTACTTTATAA
- a CDS encoding DUF2892 domain-containing protein, producing the protein MKANIGSIDRVVRIVLGIALLSLLFVLDGGVKYIGLVGIVLLFTAFIKFCPLYPIFKINTNKSAKM; encoded by the coding sequence GTGAAGGCTAATATCGGATCAATAGACAGGGTAGTAAGAATTGTTTTAGGAATTGCATTATTGTCCTTGCTTTTTGTTTTAGACGGCGGTGTAAAATACATTGGTTTAGTCGGAATTGTGTTACTATTTACTGCATTTATTAAGTTTTGTCCTTTATATCCAATTTTTAAGATTAACACGAATAAGTCAGCAAAAATGTAA
- a CDS encoding imidazoleglycerol-phosphate dehydratase: protein MNEEGVRILTTKRNATFGSKNQSSPELGTNDVMHGVEMESGNNNKGKEYRSKIGSKSKKLHHES from the coding sequence ATGAACGAAGAAGGAGTGAGAATTTTGACAACGAAGCGGAATGCTACTTTTGGCAGCAAAAATCAAAGCTCGCCAGAGCTTGGAACGAATGATGTCATGCATGGAGTGGAGATGGAAAGCGGCAATAATAATAAAGGGAAAGAATATCGTTCAAAAATAGGAAGTAAATCAAAAAAACTTCATCATGAATCGTAA
- a CDS encoding uracil/xanthine transporter yields the protein MKVGGNITFNWTTGFASLQWLFFIFANTVVVPISVGTAFDLPSDVIASMLRSSLLFTGIACVLQGYFGHRYPLMEGHTGVMWGLVLNLSLSASALGMSYTDIGGGIATGMLLAGIITIILVKLNLIFFLHKIFTPMVMSAYLFLLTFQLILIFFKGMLKITPEGTLDLPVSLLSIGIVILVSLLKIKGNNIIGNFSILIGMIVGWVVYVIFFPTEASTTSQGASFIEIFPLGTPNLNFGIVMITFLASIINLSNTIASVQSAAKLFNERATERQFKSSYLLTGSYSIIAAVLGLISYAPFASSIGFLESTRIFDRKPFLIGGGSMILLGIIPFLGRLLATMPITVGNAVLFVAYLQLFGTSLKSLNGYVFNSKSIYRLAAPVLIGISIMNMNSHLFNNLPPILQPLISNGFVVGVVVAIILEKIIKWDDVVEA from the coding sequence ATGAAAGTAGGGGGAAATATTACATTTAATTGGACAACTGGTTTTGCTTCATTACAATGGCTTTTCTTTATTTTTGCAAACACTGTAGTTGTCCCTATTTCGGTTGGCACAGCTTTTGACCTCCCAAGCGATGTGATTGCTTCGATGCTAAGAAGTTCATTACTATTCACGGGGATTGCGTGTGTACTGCAAGGTTATTTCGGTCATCGTTATCCATTGATGGAAGGACATACTGGTGTTATGTGGGGGCTAGTGCTTAATTTATCTTTATCAGCTTCTGCTCTCGGCATGAGTTATACTGATATCGGCGGTGGAATTGCCACAGGAATGCTGTTAGCCGGGATCATTACGATAATATTAGTGAAGTTAAATCTTATCTTCTTTCTTCACAAAATTTTTACACCGATGGTCATGAGTGCTTATTTATTTTTGTTGACATTTCAGCTTATACTCATTTTTTTCAAAGGAATGCTAAAGATTACTCCAGAAGGGACGCTTGATTTACCAGTTAGTTTATTGTCAATTGGCATCGTAATTTTAGTAAGTTTATTAAAAATTAAAGGAAATAATATTATTGGAAATTTTTCAATTCTAATTGGAATGATTGTTGGCTGGGTCGTTTATGTCATTTTTTTTCCTACAGAAGCCTCTACCACAAGCCAAGGTGCTTCTTTCATTGAAATTTTCCCATTAGGAACGCCTAATTTAAATTTCGGTATCGTGATGATTACTTTTTTGGCAAGTATTATCAATTTAAGCAACACGATTGCTTCTGTTCAATCAGCTGCTAAGTTGTTTAATGAAAGAGCGACGGAAAGACAGTTTAAAAGCTCATATTTGCTAACAGGATCTTATTCGATTATAGCTGCTGTATTAGGTCTTATATCTTATGCACCCTTTGCATCTTCTATCGGTTTTTTGGAAAGTACGCGAATTTTTGACCGTAAACCTTTTTTAATTGGTGGAGGGTCGATGATTTTGCTTGGAATTATTCCTTTTCTTGGAAGATTACTTGCGACAATGCCGATAACGGTTGGTAATGCCGTTTTATTTGTTGCCTATTTGCAGTTATTCGGAACTTCATTAAAAAGTTTGAACGGATATGTTTTCAATTCGAAATCCATTTATCGTTTAGCAGCCCCAGTTTTGATTGGAATCAGTATTATGAATATGAACAGTCATCTTTTTAATAATTTACCACCTATTCTTCAGCCATTAATCTCTAATGGTTTTGTCGTTGGAGTTGTCGTTGCCATCATCCTTGAAAAAATTATTAAGTGGGATGATGTTGTTGAAGCTTAA